In Ostrea edulis chromosome 6, xbOstEdul1.1, whole genome shotgun sequence, a single window of DNA contains:
- the LOC125647143 gene encoding uncharacterized protein LOC125647143, translated as MSERIPNDLRNSRNGVLTNYIEQRLRFLEEQLHIQRERELELRRENWRRVRFLQRGGGIAREKRQLVSEYYRIKLDRGRHSRKFKVKQNVYNVTFKELPDSSFIRRLFKDILKNVKREMQCNPNDYVRLNIRHPSLDSEIWVEFTQSKNLNEDKILNKIEAVQQSKKEFLMTDGATQLDFFHVKYPQGSGGGMKKKHLHVDKEKFKISKRAIVRIQNPDDSLCLPRAIVVAQLHSQKPEVPDPEWEKKWKRMRLGDVRALDQKRRALALMELAGCANDHPCGPQEWEKLHQVLAPEYRLKIFQFKTNTQRLRLDPIYRGQGSGKCLNILMDNEHYDTITSMAGVTENTYYCDYCDVGYSHIEDHRTVCPHRCSFCLADSPCTPDGTRTECAHCKGFFRNAACYQTHLKPYSSNTATTVCNLMGRCDQCQKWMSNQLLKGHACGGKTQCRICKKLVTMPHWCFVQQKPKPKRNKELKMYIYYDFECTQENGIHTPNLCVAERVCQHCDSLDIDMRCDHCHAFGSQRRFVFQGPDTLKQFMDWLLEAETDEKGNVTFKHDETTVIAHNFKGYDGQFILNYLVHTACIKPAVILNGSKILCMGVFGLRFIDSYNFLPFALAKMPSAFGLTELKKGYFPHFFNTEQNQNYVGPYPDAHYYNPDDMSITNREAFYTWYNQQAGKVFDFQKEFLAYCISDVDILRRCCAQFKSTLYGLVRVDPFQESITFASTANLAYRRGFMAQDTIAIIPNMGYQPSRRYSAKGCRWLTSLDRNIRHAKNGGEITIGPYTVDGYEEESRTVYEFYGCYWHGCPTCYPNLLMETHPHRVQQTYQTLYEQTLKRAAALEQQGYTVVSIWEHEFDRQVKNNPELQTLLRDLDIQDPLNPRDALYGGRTNATRLYCEEGDMRYVDVCSLYPYVLKYRTFPIDHPQVITSDFKNVREYFGLIRYRVLPPRGLYHPVLPYKTGGKLLFPLCRTCAEHRNLGPDDRCSHSDSERSLTGTWVTVEVHKALDLGYRLDRIYEVWYFEKTSQDLFRSYIDTFLKIKQEASGFPDHCQTPEQKQDYIDEIRRREGIFMNLIDIEKNPVRRTIAKLFLNCLWGKFAQRLQLPQTQYLTDEEELQKKLQDATLEIKGVELLENRDHPETDMMLINYQEKEEFLEDCPFGNVVLACFTTAHARLHLYETLEPLGDRVLYFDTDSIIYQHDETQFNPTIVNSLGGWTDELSGDRIIKYMSGGPKNYAYETQGEKSMCKVKGLTLNYRASKIVSLATLEKMLKGEEEVHVRYPHYIQRTRQHDVRTIPLVKKYRVVYDKRHRVHHYNTLPYGY; from the coding sequence ATGTCTGAGCGAATACCCAACGACTTACGGAATAGCAGAAATGGGGTCCTAACCAATTATATTGAACAGCGATTGAGATTTTTAGAGGAACAACTACACATACAGCGAGAGCGTGAATTAGAACTCCGCAGAGAAAACTGGCGACGAGTGAGATTTTTACAGCGGGGCGGGGGGATAGCCAGAGAAAAACGCCAGTTAGTGTCGGAATATTATCGAATCAAGCTCGACAGAGGCCGCCATTCCAGGAAATTTaaagtgaaacaaaatgtgtacaACGTTACTTTCAAAGAGCTTCCAGATTCTTCCTTTATTCGGCGATTATTCAAAGATATACTCAAAAATGTGAAACGGGAAATGCAGTGCAATCCCAATGATTATGTACGGCTCAACATTCGACACCCGTCTTTGGATTCCGAGATTTGGGTTGAATTTACCCAGTCTAAAAACCTCAACGAggataaaattttaaacaaaatagaagccGTACAGCAATCTAAAAAAGAGTTCCTGATGACAGACGGAGCCACACAGTTAGATTTTTTTCATGTCAAATATCCTCAAGGGAGTGGCGGTGGTATGAAGAAAAAGCATCTGCACGTGGATAAGGAGAAATTTAAGATTTCCAAGAGAGCCATCGTTCGTATTCAAAACCCCGACGATTCTTTATGTCTTCCTCGAGCTATTGTCGTGGCACAGTTACACAGTCAAAAACCCGAGGTTCCGGACCCCGAATGGGAGAAGAAATGGAAACGTATGAGACTTGGAGATGTACGAGCTCTCGACCAGAAACGACGGGCCTTAGCGCTCATGGAACTCGCCGGGTGTGCAAACGACCACCCGTGTGGGCCTCAGGAATGGGAGAAATTACATCAGGTCTTGGCTCCCGAGTATcgcttgaaaatatttcaatttaagacAAACACGCAGCGATTACGATTAGACCCCATCTACAGAGGTCAGGGGAGCGGAAAATGTTTGAACATCCTGATGGATAACGAGCATTACGATACCATAACATCGATGGCGGGAGTGACGGAAAATACATATTATTGTGATTACTGTGATGTTGGATATAGCCACATCGAAGACCACCGTACCGTCTGTCCTCACCGCTGTTCGTTTTGTTTAGCCGATTCTCCCTGTACCCCGGACGGCACCCGCACGGAATGTGCTCATTGTAAGGGTTTTTTCAGAAATGCTGCGTGTTACCAGACCCACTTGAAACCTTACAGTAGCAATACCGCGACAACCGTGTGTAATTTAATGGGACGTTGCGACCAGTGTCAGAAATGGATGTCTAACCAATTATTAAAGGGACACGCGTGCGGGGGAAAAACACAATGCCGCATCTGCAAGAAACTCGTCACCATGCCACATTGGTGCTTCGTACAACAGAAACCCAAGCCCAAACGCAACAAggaattaaaaatgtatatttattacGACTTCGAATGTACACAGGAAAACGGAATTCACACCCCTAACCTCTGTGTGGCCGAACGCGTGTGTCAACATTGCGACAGTTTAGACATCGACATGCGGTGTGATCACTGTCATGCGTTTGGCTCGCAACGCCGCTTCGTATTTCAAGGCCCCGATACCTTAAAACAGTTTATGGACTGGTTATTGGAGGCCGAGACGGACGAGAAGGGTAATGTGACTTTCAAGCACGATGAAACGACCGTCATTGCGCACAATTTCAAGGGATACGATGGGCAGTTCATCTTGAACTATCTAGTGCACACGGCCTGTATCAAACCTGCAGTCATCCTCAACGGCAGTAAAATCTTGTGTATGGGAGTGTTCGGCTTGAGATTCATCGATTCTTACAATTTCCTCCCCTTTGCCCTGGCCAAGATGCCCTCTGCGTTTGGATTAACAGAACTGAAAAAAGGTTATTTCCCCCACTTTTTTAACACGGAACAGAACCAGAATTACGTGGGGCCTTATCCCGATGCGCACTACTACAATCCTGACGACATGTCGATAACCAATCGCGAGGCCTTCTATACCTGGTACAATCAACAGGCCGGGAAAGTGTTCGATTTCCAGAAGGAATTCCTGGCTTACTGTATCTCGGATGTGGATATTTTGCGCCGGTGTTGTGCGCAATTTAAGTCTACCCTCTACGGACTCGTCCGCGTCGACCCGTTTCAGGAATCCATCACTTTTGCTAGCACGGCTAATTTAGCGTATCGCCGAGGATTCATGGCACAGGACACCATAGCCATCATCCCCAATATGGGATATCAACCGTCGCGCCGCTACTCGGCCAAGGGTTGCCGTTGGCTCACCTCCCTGGACCGCAACATACGTCATGCTAAGAACGGGGGCGAAATTACCATAGGCCCTTATACGGTGGACGGCTACGAGGAGGAATCCCGCACCGTGTACGAATTTTACGGCTGCTACTGGCACGGGTGCCCCACCTGTTATCCGAATCTGTTGATGGAAACCCACCCCCATCGAGTCCAGCAGACGTATCAAACCCTGTACGAGCAAACCTTGAAACGCGCCGCCGCCTTAGAGCAACAAGGATATACCGTCGTGAGCATCTGGGAACACGAGTTTGATCGACAAGTGAAAAACAATCCAGAGTTACAAACATTACTACGAGACCTCGATATTCAGGACCCCTTAAATCCCCGCGATGCCTTATACGGAGGTCGTACCAATGCCACGCGCCTCTATTGCGAGGAGGGAGACATGCGATACGTCGATGTGTGTTCTCTGTATCCTTACGTGTTGAAATACAGAACGTTTCCCATCGATCATCCTCAAGTCATCACCAGCGATTTCAAGAATGTGAGAGAGTACTTTGGTCTCATTCGTTATCGTGTCTTACCACCCCGAGGTCTGTATCATCCCGTCTTACCCTATAAGACGGGAGGAAAATTACTTTTCCCCTTATGCCGAACCTGCGCCGAACATCGCAACTTAGGACCCGACGATCGATGCAGTCACAGCGATTCAGAACGCAGTCTGACTGGCACCTGGGTGACCGTAGAAGTACACAAAGCTCTAGATCTCGGTTATCGGCTCGACCGCATCTATGAAGTCTGGTATTTTGAAAAGACCAGTCAGGACTTGTTTCGATCTTACATcgatacttttttaaaaattaaacaagaagctTCCGGATTCCCCGATCATTGTCAAACGCCCGAACAAAAACAAGACTACATCGATGAGATCCGGCGCCGGGAAGGCATCTTCATGAATCTAATAGACATCGAGAAAAACCCCGTCCGTAGAaccattgccaaactctttttaaattgtctCTGGGGAAAATTTGCACAACGATTACAACTACCACAAACACAGTATTTAACCGATGAAGAAGAATTACAGAAAAAATTACAAGATGCCACTCTAGAAATCAAAGGAGTCGAGCTGCTGGAAAATCGAGATCATCCGGAAACTGACATGATGCTAATCAATTATCAAGAGAAAGAAGAATTCCTAGAAGACTGTCCTTTTGGAAACGTAGTGCTGGCTTGTTTTACCACCGCACACGCTCGTTTACATCTCTACGAGACGTTAGAACCTTTGGGGGATCGCGTCCTCTATTTTGATACCGACAGCATCATTTACCAACATGACGAGACCCAATTTAACCCTACCATTGTCAACAGTTTAGGCGGCTGGACCGATGAATTGAGTGGAGATCGTATCATCAAGTACATGTCGGGAGGCCCTAAAAATTATGCATACGAGACCCAGGGGGAAAAATCAATGTGCAAAGTCAAAGGACTGACGCTCAATTATCGCGCTTCTAAGATCGTCTCACTCGCTACCTtagaaaaaatgttaaaaggagAAGAAGAAGTCCACGTGCGTTATCCTCACTACATTCAGAGAACGCGCCAGCACGATGTTCGCACCATCCCCTTAGTAAAGAAATACCGCGTAGTGTACGACAAGCGACATCGGGTTCACCATTACAACACGCTTCCTTATGGATATTAG